From Clarias gariepinus isolate MV-2021 ecotype Netherlands chromosome 1, CGAR_prim_01v2, whole genome shotgun sequence:
GCACGTGCAAAATGTCCTGTACGTACAAAGATTTTTGGCAGTTGTTGTGTCTGAGTGAGAAAAGAATTTATGAAATTTGAGAGATGTAGTCATTGGATGCATTTTATGCCAAAACAATGATAATTGATCCTCAGTTTAGCCCACATAGACTTCTGTTGTGTCCTAGCGTCTGtaaaaaactgtataataataataataataataataataataacacatgtATAGACTTAtggcatttttttatgtattgtgtGAGTTATTGttgttagttatttttattttcatgagcaCTTATTTCTTGAACCGGttgttaatacattttaaaaaacaatgcatGTACCACATATACCATACGTCCTTTATATTTAGATATTTCCTTAGCAAACCATTATTATTGCATTTACTTCAtgtcttttttccctcttataaaatatatattaaaatgtcttttataCCTCTGGCTATGGACCTATGTGTAATGGCTAAAGAACACTGTAGATAAGATGACATCATCAGGTTAGAAGTACATGTATCCTTTTTGAGAACACCATGCGCACATGGTCTTCTTTGCCCCTGAAATTAATCAAGAATTTTGTTGTACTGGACAGAAAGATCTAAGAAAAAGTTACAacattacattgtgtgtgtgtgtgtgtgtgtgtgtgtgtgtgtctgtgtgtggactgtaaaacaatgcataCCTTAACCCCTTTAACCCATCATTAAAATTCCAAAAACAGTCTTTTACACATCCTATTGGTATATAGCCTTATTAATAGCTTTTATTTTGATCATACAGTAACTAGTCTATGAAATGTATTCATCTTTGTCTTTACAATACTTCCCTTATTTCTTTAACCAGAGCTCTAGAGTGGAGGATTAGATCAGAGGGATGTCGGCTGGACTTTTGGAGCTACAGGAGGAACCTGAACAACTGTTGAAGTGGCCGTGGTGTTGGAGGGTGCTGTAGTCTTTGAGGGCCTGGGTGActgtgtaaaagtttttttaaatgatgtttgttAAGGTCTGTGCTCTGTAcattgaattttaaaagaaCTGGATCTACAGCAATTGAAGGTAATCAAACGATTATTACTGGACTTGGAGAAACACGCGCCCCCTGGATTCACATGTTTAGGAACAAACTCTTGTTACCATAGACTCGCTTCGTGCCTGACACGATgggaaaaagataaaaaacagttaatctttgctattttttttaaattggctataatattttaatataaaaataatcagtagGAGAATAATAAGCAGATGGTGTTTCTTAGGTATTTtactgaaacattttattaatgttggtgtgttttaattgttgagGTATTGTTTGCatagaaacaaaaacacttgAATCATCTACATCAATAGGCTGAGTCTATAAATAGTTTTGATCAGATATGTTTGAACAATTTCACACtagaaatatataattaacTGATCCAACAGTTGCAATGGATAAAgctaacttatttttttaaatagtcaaaagGTTGGGCTAAATAAAccctagagaaatataattaattgagcccTATACCAATACTACTCAAGATGactaaaatatttgaattaaaCATGAATTAGTCGAAATTTcaaaattttaaacacatttgttgCATACTGTATTGAATCCACTAaaaagcaatgtaaaatattttgttttttcagcaatttctcgtaaagttatttttttttttttacattaagtcaccttttttctgtgtatttgtgttgtAGAGGTTACAGTATCAGGATATGTTAGACATGGAGACATCATGCACCATTCCTATAAAGGTATAGCAACATTTGTTGCAACTTAAATAGATTAGAACGTTCAGGGATCTTACATTttttgaaaatttattttttgatcattgagatttttattttgtgaactAGAGACAGATGATGAAAGTCTTTTTTTGgacaatatttaattaatgtttgtaCATATGTTTTGATACAAATAtattcattaaacttttttagcACAATTAACAAAATAGCagttaagtaaatattatacaggctatagaaataataaggtaatataatattacataattataaatacagaGAGTGGCACTACATTTTTTACAGAtagcttttctttattttctttgttttttttatttatattttttacttttataaaaggTAGGTCCTCATACATAAGCATTTGGACTAGACATGTCAGACCTGAACCCCAGACAATGGCTAAAGAAAAgatgcacaaaatgttttttttgttgttgttattctaAACATTTAACTTATGTAGGAGATCTTGATGCTGATGCTGAtgttgatgataataataatgacaataacgatgatgatgatgattatgttaTTTATATCTCTGGAAAGTTGTGATAGGATGGTGACGGGCCTTCATCTCACGTCTTATTTGGCTCCAGGAGCATGGGCCACAGCAGCAGGCGTACACACAGTCATTGCACAAGGTGTCCTGTTGAAACAGCAAGACATCATCATCAGTGGTTCTGCTAACTTTTTATTGCTAAGTGATTTCACACATTATTTCATATTGCAtatgcattattataattacccgaatatttttttatgatggtATAAATTAAAGATGAATGCTGTATCTATTCCTAAACCTTTGTATTCAAAGAGGTGATGAatgcatgaaaaaataaaatttaacagtGAAATAACATTTTGGATTTCTGTAGTATCTTTACCTCAATTCCATAGGTGAGTCTGGTGGACACGCGCATGGCCATTGCAATAGGAGGGATAAATCCCCAGCACTCTAGCAGAGGTAGACACAGACACTCGCCATGGTCCTTGGCAACGATGCAGTTGAAGCAGGGGTTACACCATGTCGCAAAGCAACCTGTATAGACACAAAAAATATTACTCTAACCATGCAGTAATTTTGCAAAACTCATATACATGACACAAGGTAATGTCATATACCATAAGGCAGAGACTTCTAGATTCATATTAAGCATATTGATATgtattatattgatatatatatatatatatatatatatatatatatatatatatatatatatatatatatatatatatcattatttttcatataaaatatatctcacatacagtacaatatatgtAATATGTGCAATCTAATAATAGGGAAGTAGTAGTGCCAGTTCAGTTTGcatactaaaataataataataataataataaaataaggtaaataataaaaaaaatatatatttttttactcacaGTCACAGATGCTGTCACGCTCGC
This genomic window contains:
- the LOC128529646 gene encoding cornifelin homolog; this encodes MATKLIIDQPKPIITSPGLQQWSTGICERDSICDCCFATWCNPCFNCIVAKDHGECLCLPLLECWGFIPPIAMAMRVSTRLTYGIEDTLCNDCVYACCCGPCSWSQIRREMKARHHPITTFQRYK